CCTATAATATCCAGTTTGGAGGCAGACAGTCTAAATCAATTCTCCACCTTACGGCCAACTTTCTATGCAGGGAGCCCAGGAATGTGACTTGAGAAATCTCTGACACAGAACAAAGGCTGCTGCCTGGAGCACACGGGGACTCTTGCTCCTGCACAGcctcccagctgccctccctcctgCTGGGGGGCCACCACAAAAGCCTTTTCTCATTTACAGAGCTGAGCATCCAAATTTGGAAGCTGAACTACTGAATGTTTTACTGGAGCAAAGTGGTGATAGTGGAAAATCTCCCAccctccctcctgctgcctggTCTTGGAGAGACTCGTGTTGTCACCTCCACCAGCTCTAATGCAGCTTGTGACAGGCTGCCAGCATCATGGCAATATCAGTGTCGTTTCTACCTACACAGCATTGCAATCTGGCAGAGGCAGGCAGAGAAAAAGCTCCGTGTGGGTGGCTTGTCGCTTTGTTCCTTgtctctgtgctgccctggtGGGACGATACTGGGCAGGATGCTCAGGTCAAAGTATGGCTTCCCTTCTTAGTGAGAGGtggagtggggaaaaaatgcatttaagaacatttttaagaaaacgTATGGGCTatgtttgcattctttttttgctAGGAATAGAGGGAAAGTTGttgtgaaatgtttttccttccacCCTTTTgacctcctctgctgctgtgtgccctcTGCGTCACACCAGTGGAAGCTGTGTCCTCAATGCTGTTCTCGGTGCTGTCTGGGATCCTCAGTGTGTGaacagaaggctgcagagcCATTCACATGAAGATGAttgggggctgcagcacctctcctacaaagacaggctgagggagctgggcttgttcagcctggagaagagaaggctgcggggtgacctcattgcagcctgcagtacctaagGGGAGCCtaaaacaggaggggagtcaactctttggaagggtagataactgcaggacaaggggaaatggtttgaagttgagggagggaagattgaggttggatgtcagggggaagttctttactgtgagagtgctgaggtgctggaacagctgcccagagaggctgtggatgccctgtccgtctctggaggtgctcaaggccaggttggatggggccctgggctgctatgaaatgtggaggttgatggctctgcctgtggtggggggttggagcttcatcatccttgaggtcccttccagcctgggcCGTTCTGTGATTGCAGTGCGTTTTGCAGAATCCTGTTTGTCCAGCCTGCCTTCAAAAGCAGGTGGCAGGAACCAAAGCACAGCTTCCCTCGTGCGTTCTcctccagcctgctgctggatTTGCCTCTCAGCGATGCGCTGTGGGCGCCCATCAGCAGAGCCGGCCCTCCTTTAACCCGCTGCCCTCCGTTTCCTTCGCCAGGTCTCATCCTAGTGAACGAGCCCTATTACAACGAGGCAGGCTTCGACAGCGACCGGGGCCTTCAGGAGGGCTACGAGAACAGCCGCTGCTACAACGAGATGACTCTGATCCGGGTGGTGCAGTCCATGATGCAGCTGCTGCGCAGACCCGTGGAGGTTTTCGAGCACGAAATCCGCGAGCATTTCCGCTGCAACGGCTGGCGCCTGGTGTCCCGCATCGAATCCTGGCTGGAGACCAACGAGCTGGTGGAAAAGAGCCACGAGCAGAGCAACGGGGCGGATTCTGCCTCCCTGCTGTCTGCGGGCAGCGCCCTGGCCGAGAGTCCCGGAGACACGGTGGGGGAGCGCGGCGGTGCTGAGCTGGGAGCGGCGGCTGAGTTCTCCGACTCGGCGCCGGATGGGAAGGAGGAGCTGGACGAGGCGGAATTGGCGACCTCGGCGCCTGGCGATGTCCACCAGTACTCAGACTCGGAGAGCGCGGGCCGAGCCAGGGGGGTGGACCTGGCCAGAGACCGAACGGACGAGGGGAAGGCTGCCCAGGACTCTGCCTCGCAGCCGAGCGTCAAaccaaagaaaaggagaaagagctACAGGAGTTTCCTTCCGGAGAAGAGCGGTTACCCCGATATTGGGTTCCCCCTCTTCCCTTTGTCCAAGGGGTTCATTAAAAGCATCCGTGGTGTCTTGCAGCAGTACCGGGCTGCCTTAGCAGGGGCCAATATCCCAGAGTGGACAGAGGAGAAATAGACCGTCGGGTTAGGGACAGGCAGGtgcagaggagaagggaaagcagcagaaaggaaattggCAAATGCTGTTACCAGTAAACTGGCTTCTCcttccagcttttcttcctcagcttGGTTTGTTCCAAAGAAGGTGGTAGGCCTGATTTGCTCCTCCGAGGAAAGGTTGTCTACGCATGAATTTGCCCCCagccctccttccttccccctgccccacacacGTGCTCCTCTTGCGAGTTTGACCCTGCAGTGGTAAGATTGGAGACCCGCACAGAAGCATCTTGCAGCCACGTTCCCTCTGCACTTTCATCTTGGGGCACCTTTCCACGCAGACTTTTCCCACCCAGCGGATTCTGCTGCTGGGGTTCGAGCCAGAAGCGATTGCTGTAGGATCTGGAAGCGAAGGGCGCTGccctctttcatttttctccgCATTACCGTGGGTTTTCTGAAGTCTACCCAAGCTCAGACGTTGGATTGTTTGCATTGAAGTTGTCTGCACCGTACGGAGTTGCTCTAGTTGTAGTCGTTCACCGATAGCTATGAGGTTCTTCTGATCAGAACTGAATGGGCAGAACCAGAACTCTGTGCTGCCCTGGTAGTGCCGTGGGGTTTCCATCTGCTCCTGTgacttctgctcttttcttctggaatcaGCTCCACCATCCACAGCCTATTCTCCGAGTAAGGCGGACTTCCCTCTCCCCACCATGCATGCCTGTCCTCTAGAAATACATGAGATGCAGGGTTCTGCCTCTTTACTTGCTCAGCTGTCTGAATCTTCCCTTCGGTCCTCCCTGGCAGCACTGGGTGCacctcagctcccagccttGCCTGGCTGGGGGGGGAGCACAGCACACCTGCTGCCTCTCcatcacctgctgctgctgggtctgGGGGGCTTTCTGAGCCAGGGCCGCCCGTAGGACAGGAGCTCATGCAGTGTGGCCGACTCCTGTGGGAGCAGCACTTTGTGGTGGTTCCTCAACCAGTAACTGGAGCACATCACACACTGGCACGGGCTGCTGCTCTTTCCCCCCCCTGGCCAGCTGTTTCCTGCGACTGCCCGAACCTGCTGTGGCTGGTAGGGTTGTGGGCACAGCACATCCTATCTGTGTGCTGctacactgctgctgggccTCTGGGAAacagctggcagggcagcacagcactgatggAGCCGGTGACCTTCAGCACTTTGCAGCAGTgacctgcaggagcagcagcctccTGGCTGGGTTCCTTGCTGGAGCCTTTGTGTGCACGCACTTAACGTTCACTTCTGGAGCTGGGGAGCTCAACACTGCTGCACCCACAGGAGCAGTCaggctgtggggagctgggagAGTTCAGCAGTAAGGATGGAGGCAGATCCCCTTCTGTCAGTGCGGCTGCGTTCCCTCCATCCCAGCCTGGACGCGGCCTTCTGACACCCAGCCCAGCAGTTTGCTctcagcatctccctgctgTGCTTCCTACCTGCACTGTGGCTGTCCTTCACCCCCTCCACACGGCTGGGAAGGAGCCGGCACCCAGTGCTTTTGGTCAGAGGGAGAAAAACCCTCCATGGCCACAGCTTGACTGCTGGCCCAGCTCTGTGTCCCTTTGCTCTCACCAGAACGCGACGCTGCCATGGGGGGCAGCGtgagctgctcagagaggccTGTGCCAGGTTTTCCCCATCGCTTTCTCTTCCACTGATGATCAGCAAAGAGCGTTGGCCCAGGGCCCCCCCGGGAGCAGGCATTGCCCTGCAGGGGGGCTCAGCCCCCACCACAGCACGGAGGTTTACAGATTTTCTAAGCTTTTGATAATGTGAAGCTCCCTGGTGACCAGGTTGGTGGTGAGCACACTGCAgctatgtcatttttttttttcgtgtATGTATGTAATATTTAAGGGTAACAAAAAAGGcttaaaaccttaaaaaaaataaataataataatgataataattaaaaagacacaaaaaaagaaaaaaaaaaaaaaaaagccaaagcatgATGATGCATATTGTTAGCCTTAAAACTGGCTACACGACTGTGTGATGTACAAATCCGAGCAGCCTGTAACTGTTTTAAGTGCTGGGGTTGGGGGAGAAGCATTACAAAATCAGTTTGTAGCCTTTGAATTCTGTACagtatttaaatgaagaaaacaaaaccaaaccagacCCGACCATTGAGGCCATGCTTAGAGGTGTGTCGTTCACGTGCAGATGTGGATGCTTGGTTGCTTACCGATATATGTATAAAGTGCTGTGTGAccattaaaactttttttacctgcagaattatttttttgttggtggtggtttggCTAACCGAGGTGTAATAAAGGAGGGAAGATGACTTGCCATTAAATTCCGCCTCTGTGAGTAGTTTGGGCTGTcggtctcttttctttccccccccccccgttcagcccctggctgcaggctgtgctgggacccCCGGCTCTTTGGGGAGAACAGCCGCGCTCTTCTCTCCATTCCCACCATCCTAATTGCATGCTTTGTAGATGAATAAATGTGTGGTTTGCCCTCCTTTGTGCTGAGAGCAGCAAACGAGCTGTAATTACCGCAAGAAGGCTGTGATCCGCCCCAGCCCGGCTCCTGGGAAGGGCCCCTCGCTGGGCTGTGGGGGGAGATGCGGGCTCCCCGTGGCTGCGTTCAGCCTCACCTCCCCCCCTGCAGGCACCGAACGCCCAGGCTGCGTCcttgggttgggtttgggttggtGTTTTTTGCAAACGCtaaatatttattgcatttctCACAAGAATAAACTCTGCTTCTACGGGAAGCTTTGGGTAGAAacactctttaaaaaaacaaaaccaacaaaccaacaaatgATTGATGTCTCCCGGTAGATCGTTGGTCCTGGCTCAGCCCGGCGGGGACACGGGCGGTGCCACCGAACCTGGGGCCGAGGCTGTGCCGGCGCAGCCGCCCAGGACCGGGACGTCGTACCGATGGCACCGGGACGGAGCCGGCACTCGAGTACCTGCCGCGGCTCGTGGCTCGTTCCTGGGACGGCGCCGTCCCCAGGAGGGTAAAGCTAAGCAAAAGGCCGAGTGCCCGCGGGCAAGGGGGGCTATTGCTGGAAGAGGAGGTTCCTGAGTGCGAGGAGGGCTGCGCGCCCGCTGCCGGCCCTAGGAACCGGTGACCACGCGGCACGGGTGGCCGTGGATCTGCCCCTGCACCGGCTCGCACGCCAGCGCCTCCCCGTCCACCGTCATGATGCCGGCGCTGCCCCGCGGCTCCAGGCGGAAGGCGCGCACCGGGACGCAGTGCAGGTGGGGGCAGTTCAGCTCCAGATGCGTGCCTCTGCCCATGGCCAGGAAGATCTTCAGCAGCGCCACGCGGCTGATGCCGGCCCTCACGTAGAAGAGGTGCATGCAGCCGTCGTGCAGCCGCGCCGCCGGAGCCATCAGCAGGTTGGTGCCCAGGTGGGACTGGTAGATGGCGTAGACGCAGACGAATTCCTCCTCGGGCACCACGACCCAATGCGGCGGCACCGGCTGCCCCAGCGGCGCCAGCAGCGCGTCGGAGAGCGGCTCCCTGTCCCCGCCCAGCGCCTCCGTCCCCGCCGTCGGTGCGGCCCGGCGCGGCTCGGGGTCCCTGGCGCTGCCCGGCTCGGTGGCTGCAGGCAGGTAGGAGAGGCGGCCCTGGTAGACGCGCAGGCGAACCAAGCACTGCAGCGTGCCCAGCGTGAAGCGTGCGTTGCCCAGCCGCCGGTACTTCTCGCTGTCAATGTCCACGTCGGCGATGAAACCCCATCCGAAGCCCAGGAAGGAGAAGAAGCGTTTGCCTGAGGCTGTGCTCAACGAGACCAGGTCCATCGGAGCGTGCAGCCCCTTGCACAGGATGAAGGTGCAGTTGGTCAGCAGTTTCTTCTTGGCCACGTGGTCATTGCTGTGGGGGGCAGAGAAGGGTGAGCGTGGGCTGTGACCCCCCCTAAGGACTCTGCCTTTGTGCCATGGCTGGGACACGTCCCAGCTGATGATGGTGTCTGCTGGGGACAGCTTCTAGGAGAAGCACAAATCAGCTCCTAGAAGGGAACCGATGCACCGAGGCTGATGGTTGGGTATGGTTCCCActgaggtctttcccaacctggAGGATGCTATGGGACTGCTGGGCCAGCCCCAGTCCCACCCCAGGGGTATGTGACTGTGCGACAGGATCAGCCACAGCGCTCCATGGAGTGAAAATGTGGCACATTCAAGGCCTGGAGAGGAGCTGTAGAGCCCTGTAGAGCTCCAGCTCCCCCTGTGCTCTACAGGGATGAAGCATGCTGGGCTggtgtccccatcccaccccactcACCCTGCATAGTAGTTGATGGAGGCAGCCAAGGCATTCCCAGAGCCCCCAGGCAGGATGCACAGCGGTGTCTGCAGGGCCTGCTCCCAGTCCGGCCGCTCCATCAGCCCAttcagcacctgcaggaggaagggggggggcaGCTGGTGGTACGTGGGGTTGCACAaagaccccaatgaccccacAGTGCCCTCAGCAGAGGCTGTGCCGCCCCAGTGTCTTCCAACAGGGTTCTGTCTCCGCATCTCCCCCTGTTTTGCCCCCAGCCCTGGCCATGGGGTGACAGCAGGCGCTCACCTCGTGGAGCAGACCATCCCCAGACATCACCACCAGCACATCCCACTGCGACAGGTCTTCATCCTGCACCTTCTCCTGGGCGTGGTGGGGTCTCTCTGCAGTGCAAGTGAGAACACAGAGTCATCCGCCCGCTGCCACCCTGCATGGTGACCGCAGCCCCATAGGAGCCCATCCCAGGtgggtgctgggcaggaggagggtCCTCAAGGACTCACCAGTGACAAAGACGGTGGGTGTGATGTCAGCATCAGCCAGCATGGGCTGCACCACTGCCTGGAAGTCCTCAAGCGCGCGGCCAGCGCCGCTCTGCGGGTTCAGCAGCACCAGAGCTCGGCAGGGCCGGGGCAGCACCCCATAGCTGGCACCTGGGGGGAGCAGGGGGTCAGCACGACGGGGCTGGTGGGCTTAGTGAGCAGCTGCTATGGTCCTAAGGGACACGGAGTGCTGATGGGGGTTAGAGGAGGTCTGCGCTGAGAGATATGGGGGTCCCCTGCGCAATGAGCCAAGGGCAGGGGTTGAGGGCTTTTGGGGGGGGGTCAAGCTATTGATTCCCCACATccagccctgctggagcagggccagCACGGAcacctgtgctggcagatgGATGCTTTGCTCCCCACGGGGCTCAGGTTTCGCACACGCAGGCCCCATCCGGGCTGTAATTACAGGGCTGGTGCGGGCTGTCATTGCTCCattccctgctgtccccacatccccagcagCAGTCACTCTGTGCCctccctgagcactgctgtggcccaatggcacccagcagcccctgcaggCTCCATGCGAGGACCAGAGGGACGCAGTGTGGGCACAGCACTGTGATGCTGTAGGTCTTGCCCTGCTGTTGTGCCACAGCTCCTTGGAGCCCAACGGCCCTGACAACAAACACAGGTTCTGGGGGGCTCCGCAGGGCTGAGGTTTTGCCAACTGACGGCACGCAGCCGCGCTCCGTCAGCAGCAGTGAGTCACGAATGCTGACAGCgtttcccagcacagcctgggaaGCCCCTTGCTCCACTCGCCCGGAGCCGTGAGTGCAGAAACACGCGATGAACGCAGGGCAAAGGCCACCGGGGCTGCACACAACCTGAGGGCGCAGCACGGAGCCGTtctcctgtcctgcagcctgGGTCCGGCGCTGGCCCTCACCCGATGTCCCCTGCCCTGCCCAGCTCCTTATCAGCCGGCAGCAGATGGGACTGGACGGGACCGGCTGCCCTCGGGGCGCTGCCCGCAGCGATGGCcgcagctcagctctgcaccacTCCGGCCCCATTGGAGACACCGAATCCCCTAGGGGTGAATGCAGCCCCACAGCCGGCTGATGGGGgctttctcccctctccccgcGGCAGACGGGGTGGATCTCCGCGTTGTCCCTTTCCCTTCCACGGCACCGGCACTTTGTGGGCTATGGGGGAGGTGGATGCAGCGTCAGCAAGAGGAAGGGGCACCGCTCTGCCCCCACCCCACGTGCCCCACACACGGCACACGAATTGCCACATCGTCCCACAAACCGCCGCAGTGCACGAGGAGCCGACGTGTCGGGACCAGCCTGCGGGTGACCCCATCAGACCCCACCGACCCCATAGGGCAGGACGGGGCCGGCACCCCCCACGCAGTCGTCGCCGGGGGATCTTTCATCCCTGGGGGCCATCAGGAGGAGAAACGGGCTCCGTCCCCAAGGATGTCGCTGCGGTGCGGTGGGGCGGGGCGGCTGCCCCCCGCTGCAGGCACGGGGTGCCCCGATCGCCCCGCACTCCGGCGCCCTTATCTGCCCCGCACACAGCACGGCCAGCGCGGGGCGTGGCGAGAGGCGTCCGTAGCGCAGCTCTGAACCGGGGGAGGAGGTTCGTAAATCCCCGGCGAGCGGAGAGCTGCAAATCTCGCACCGCTGCGTCCCTCGGCAGCGCTCCGCACCGCCACGCCACGCCGCAGCCCCACCGCGCAGCAGCGCCGGAGCCCGGCGGCTGTCCGCTCCCACATCGGGCCTCGGCTTTTTCGCTTGTTCTTATTTACAGAGAGCGGCAGCGAGCTGTTTTCTAGCTGCGGCTCACGCGAAAAGGCTGCATTTTAGAACGCGGGCAGGAGAGCGATGTGACAGCATCCCTCCCACCCACCGGAGCGGTGGCTCCGCTGAGCAAAGCGAGGCGGCCGCGGTAACGCTGCGCTGCAGAGGGATTCAATCTCTGCTCCAACGCGGCCGGAGGACACCGGGGGACGTCCTGCATCCTCTGCCCCTTCGCGGGGCTCCGGGTTGGGGGGGGACGACGGAGCTCTGTGCCCCCCCGGCGCTGCGCTCCGTGTGTCAGCGGCGGACTTTCCCCCCTACGGACGCCGCTTTTGTTAAAGCTTCGCTACTCATTAAACCGCTGGAAGGAGGCGGCGAGGACAGGGCAAAAAGGCCCCGCGCTGCGCGCCGCCCTTTTGCTTTAAGGGAGAAAGCGGGGACGAATGGAGGGACCTCACGGTGCGGCGCGCAGCGTCCCCCTCCCATAGGGCCGGCGGAGGGGGGGGCACACGCGGGTTCCGTCCCACGCGTCGTCCCCCAACCCCTCTCCCCATCCCGACACCTCAGGGCTGCGCTCCCGCTCCCCAAATCCCCGCACACCCCGACACGGGAGGGCTCCGACCCCCACCTCCCCTCTGTCCGTGGGGACACAAGGCGGTACGGCGGAGCCGCGCCGACCGGGAAACTTTTTCTCCCCGCATCGCCCCCCCCCGAGcccccggcccccgccccgaACCACGCGCGGAGCACCGCCGCTTCTCACCGTCCCGCGTGGGCGCTGCGGGCAGCGAGAGCTCTCGGATGCGTTGGCTCCAGGCCTGGGCGATGCGGAGATTCTCCTCGGCGTCGGGGTGTTGGGAAACGCGGAAAGTCCTCTGCAGGCGCTGCCGGGCGGGGGAACCCCATCGGGCCTTACGGAACGGGTAACCCACGAGGGAGAAgcaggcggcggcggggccggacGGGAACGCGGCGCTGCCCACGCAATCGGCCAAACGGAGCGCCGCGTCGGGGCCGCCGGGAcgcagcacctgcagctcccgTTCGGTCAGAGCGACGGACCACGAAACCGAACCGGGAGACGATCCCGGGGAGAAGCGGCCCCGCAGCAGCACCGCACCGCCGTCGCCGTGCGGGGGAACCCGGCGGCCGGCGGCCATCGGagcgcggagcggggccggcACGCACCGGGAGCGCCGCCCGCCGCTGCTCGCTGCTGACACCCGGCGCGCTGCTCGGCAATGGCAGGAGGCGGCCCCATTTAACACAACACCCCCAACCCCCCCGACGCGCGCAGCCCGCCGCCCGGCTTCGGGTTCCCCGAGGGCTGCCCTACgaggggcggggagggggaagagggCGGCTCCCAGGGATCCCGGCCGAGGTGCGGGATGTCCCGGCACGGCCCCCGCCGTCCTGCGCCTGCAGGTGCCCTCTGCCCCGCGGGTGCCCTCCGCCCTgcgctgctgtgctggcagtcaCAGACCGAT
The genomic region above belongs to Lagopus muta isolate bLagMut1 chromosome 18, bLagMut1 primary, whole genome shotgun sequence and contains:
- the SPHK1 gene encoding sphingosine kinase 1, yielding MAAGRRVPPHGDGGAVLLRGRFSPGSSPGSVSWSVALTERELQVLRPGGPDAALRLADCVGSAAFPSGPAAACFSLVGYPFRKARWGSPARQRLQRTFRVSQHPDAEENLRIAQAWSQRIRELSLPAAPTRDGASYGVLPRPCRALVLLNPQSGAGRALEDFQAVVQPMLADADITPTVFVTERPHHAQEKVQDEDLSQWDVLVVMSGDGLLHEVLNGLMERPDWEQALQTPLCILPGGSGNALAASINYYAGNDHVAKKKLLTNCTFILCKGLHAPMDLVSLSTASGKRFFSFLGFGWGFIADVDIDSEKYRRLGNARFTLGTLQCLVRLRVYQGRLSYLPAATEPGSARDPEPRRAAPTAGTEALGGDREPLSDALLAPLGQPVPPHWVVVPEEEFVCVYAIYQSHLGTNLLMAPAARLHDGCMHLFYVRAGISRVALLKIFLAMGRGTHLELNCPHLHCVPVRAFRLEPRGSAGIMTVDGEALACEPVQGQIHGHPCRVVTGS